A section of the Oncorhynchus kisutch isolate 150728-3 unplaced genomic scaffold, Okis_V2 scaffold1054, whole genome shotgun sequence genome encodes:
- the LOC116364355 gene encoding PHD finger protein 3-like isoform X1, which produces MDVVDTFNHLIPSDQLDDSMLIGQNLECEASNDFGTGVDQLGDSLRNMLSDKDPMFGSASSHFNILDNEDANFQIAEATVVADVDVGATEGILSTAGGGLAGTETPPVKRSVGRPRKYALGVTPERSAGRGSSNNKKPPGKPGRPRKKSTLSEKITTADELRRELHLGGGRVNINDLDLGSSMNPVVVLQRLTVTFGGFKIELLPGPSFTAFTSAENTEECYEDGSLYGEGMEYTMVQEEPLHIQNPTAGSGGGVGAAQLFVKYCADDLPLGLGPYVNPNDVQASNGALPGSPCLVETKLDDQSDSQKHDPAEVRKDTGIKKAAQQHLPNSKVPTTNNPAKKQQSKLKLSALSSDKNKHLLAGKGPTGTQQHALGKKLHQRGNMHKMDEMKAKQVIVSLKRRGEFNPAQPGPKIQRTQDGRPVKLKQRLPDVGRGGPVKKTLPSGKRPPGMSPGTTITTKPSNSHVADTQPQPQFGWTPCKRANPQKETSEEEKEEEQDEPKVKKPDKCLQKQRSRNVSRSISVEEPQLFIPDNAPAVVKKEPSEEEQAKESGKGPEKEPANSETVVWDPNKNCGLCNKPHSNKFMVGCGHCDDWFHGDCVGLDLAKVKQMGGGDQEYVCLQCCTKDQYTTTKEPGGAVQGEARAEGQQKPSENQDNKMAAKQKQPSPHPVTSGGVRPFRKDSVERRQSTEVKDSTQKSGVSVKQETKRPKVSSPSSKKPVSVDQIRRSVRDALKDILLKRLKESDFQVSPEKAAEVAKKTERELFAFYRDTDCKYKSKYRSLMFNLKDTKNNVLFKRVLKGEISPGTLIRMSPEELASKELAAWRQRENRHAIEMIEKEQREAERRPITKITHKGEIEIESQESGKAPEAIEPEPEPVAASKVTEEPVEVPQEKTLSTTTESVNIFQDTTSLHKTHLFDLNCKICTGRMAPPVEEAPTKVVKVATSVVRRRSATSTTEAVTKNTQSTTTTSSTTGGQTTNTPSATTTSTEGGTPSSSAKDHDLHLLVLEESLLSAKTFSNYKGRSVSMSGRDGEASFLSNLQPLWRGLVNMPAVAKLLTKAFPVSGVLDHLTEDLPESFQMGGRISPQIVWDYLDKIRATGTKVPSKCRPTCLKYDKWI; this is translated from the exons ATGGATGTAGTGGACACTTTCAACCATTTGATTCCCAGTGACCAGTTGGATGACTCCATGCTGATAGGGCAGAACTTGGAATGTGAAGCGAGTAATGACTTCGGAACAGGTGTCGACCAGCTGGGAGACTCACTGAGGAACATGCTTAGTGATAAAGATCCCATGTTTGGATCTGCAAGTTCACACTTCAATATCTTAGATAATGAAGACGCCAACTTCCAGATCGCCGAAGCAACAG TAGTTGCAGATGTTGATGTTGGTGCAACAGAGGGCATCCTCAGTACCGCTGGTGGTGGGTTGGCTGGTACAGAGACTCCGCCAGTCAAACGGTCTGTTGGCAGACCCAGGAAATACGCATTAGGAGTTACCCCAG AGCGAAGTGCAGGCAGAGGGTCTTCAAACAACAAAAAGCCCCCGGGAAAACCTGGGAGACCTAGAAAGAAGTCCACTCTGAGTGAGAAGATCACTACTGCTGATGAATTAAGGAGAGAGCTTCACCTGGGTGGCGGCAGGGTGAATATCAACGACCTTGACTTGGGCTCGTCGATGAACCCCGTCGTTGTGTTACAGAGGTTGACCGTCACTTTCGGGGGTTTCAAAATCGAGCTTCTCCCGGGACCCTCCTTTACCGCTTTCACATCAGCTGAAAACACTGAGGAATGTTATGAGGATGGCTCGCTGTACGGTGAAGGGATGGAATACACTATGGTACAAGAGGAACCGTTACACATACAGAATCCCACTGCAGGGAGTGGAGGTGGCGTGGGTGCTGCTCAGCTCTTCGTGAAGTACTGTGCTGACGACTTGCCCCTAGGGCTCGGACCTTACGTCAACCCCAATGACGTTCAGGCCTCCAACGGGGCGCTTCCAGGTAGTCCTTGCTTGGTCGAGACCAAACTCGACGACCAAAGTGATTCTCAGAAGCATGATCCAGCGGAGGTGAGGAAAGATACCGGCATCAAGAAAGCAGCGCAGCAGCACCTGCCAAACAGCAAAGTTCCTACCACTAATAATCCAGCCAAAAAGCAGCAGTCTAAGCTGAAGCTGTCAGCACTGTCCTCCGATAAGAACAAGCACCTGTTAGCTGGTAAGGGGCCCACAGGAACCCAACAACACGCCCTGGGGAAGAAGCTCCACCAGAGAGGCAACATGCACAAGATGGACGAAATGAAAGCCAAACAAGTCATCGTGTCCTTGAAAAGGCGAGGTGAATTCAACCCAGCTCAACCCGGCCCTAAGATTCAGAGGACGCAAGACGGACGTCCTGTGAAACTAAAGCAGAGATTACCTGACGTGGGCCGTGGTGGTCCGGTCAAAAAAACACTGCCGTCTGGAAAGCGTCCTCCTGGTATGTCGCCCGGGACGACGATTACAACCAAACCGTCTAACTCTCACGTGGCCGACACCCAACCACAACCCCAGTTTGGCTGGACACCATGTAAACGTGCCAATCCTCAGAAGGAGACAtcggaggaggagaaggaggaggagcaagacgAGCCTAAAGTGAAGAAGCCAGACAAGTGTCTTCAGAAACAGAGAAGCAGGAACGTCAGCAGAAGCATCTCCGTGGAGGAACCACAGCTCTTCATCCCCGACAACGCTCCTGCCGTCGTGAAGAAGGAACCCAGTGAAGAAGAACAGGCTAAAGAATCTGGGAAGGGACCAGAAAAGGAACCTGCAAATAGTGAGACCGTTGTGTGGGATCCAAACAAGAACTGTGGATTGTGCAATAAGCCACATAGTAACAA GTTCATGGTGGGCTGTGGGCACTGTGATGACTGGTTCCATGGGGACTGTGTTGGTCTGGACCTGGCCAAGGTGAAGCAGATGGGAGGGGGGGACCAGGAGTATGTCTGTCTGCAGTGCTGTACCAAggaccagtacaccaccaccaag GAGCCAGGCGGTGCTGTGCAGGGGGAGGCCAGGGCAGAGGGACAGCAGAAGCCCTCTGAGAACCAGGACAACAAGATGGCCGCCAAGCAGAAACAGCCGTCCCCACATCCTGTCACCTCCGGGGGAGTCAGGCCCTTCAGAAAG GACTCTGTGGAAAGAAGACAGTCGACTGAAGTAAAAGATTCTACGCAGAAATCAG GAGTGTCAGTCAAACAGGAGACCAAGAGGCCCAAGGTGTCGTCTCCCTCCTCTAAGAAACCGGTGTCTGTTGACCAGATCAGACGGAGTGTCCGTGACGCCCTGAAGGACATCCTCCTGAAGAG GCTGAAGGAGTCTGATTTCCAGGTGTCACCAGAGAAGGCTGCTGAGGTGGCCAAGAAGACTGAGAGAGAGCTGTTTGCCTTCTACAGAGACACCGACTGCAAATACAAGAGCAAGTACCGGAGCTTGATGTTCAACCTCAAAGACACCAAAAACAAT GTGTTATTCAAGAGGGTTCTGAAAGGGGAGATTTCTCCTGGCACTTTGATAAGGATGAGTCCTGAGGAACTGGCCTCAAAAGAACTGGCtgcatggagacagagagagaatagacac gcgaTAGAGATGAttgagaaggagcagagagaggcggagaggcgACCCATCACCAAGATCACACACaaaggagagatagagattgAGAGCCAGGAGTCTGGGAAGGCACCAGAAGCCATAGAGCCCGAG CCAGAGCCTGTGGCTGCTTCCAAAGTGACCGAGGAGCCAGTGGAAGTTCCCCAAGAGAAGACGTTGTCGACAACAACCGAGAGCGTCAATATTTTCCAAGATACAACCAGTCTGCATAAGACTCACCTGTTTGACCTCAACTGTAAGATCTGCACAG GACGTATGGCTCCACCTGTGGAGGAGGCTCCTACCAAAGTGGTGAAAGTGGCCACTAGTGTAGTGAGGAGACGGTCTGCTACCAGCACTACAGAGGCAGTGACCAAGAACACACAGTCTACTACCACTACCTCCAGCACTACAGGGGGACAGACCACGAACACACCGTCTGCCACCACTACCTCTACAGAGGGAGGGACACCCTCCTCATCTGCTAAGGACCACGACCTTCACCTCTTAGTCCTAGAGGAGAGCCTCCTCAGCGCCAAAACCTTCTCCAACTACAAGGGGAG GTCAGTGTCTATGAGTGGCAGAGATGGCGAGGCTTCCTTCCTGTCCAACCTGCAGCCTCTATGGAGAGGGCTTGTCAACATGCCTGCTGTGGCCAAGCTCCTCACTAAAGCCTTCCCTGTATCAGGTGTCCTGGACCACCTGACAGAG
- the LOC116364355 gene encoding PHD finger protein 3-like isoform X2, which translates to MDVVDTFNHLIPSDQLDDSMLIGQNLECEASNDFGTGVDQLGDSLRNMLSDKDPMFGSASSHFNILDNEDANFQIAEATVADVDVGATEGILSTAGGGLAGTETPPVKRSVGRPRKYALGVTPERSAGRGSSNNKKPPGKPGRPRKKSTLSEKITTADELRRELHLGGGRVNINDLDLGSSMNPVVVLQRLTVTFGGFKIELLPGPSFTAFTSAENTEECYEDGSLYGEGMEYTMVQEEPLHIQNPTAGSGGGVGAAQLFVKYCADDLPLGLGPYVNPNDVQASNGALPGSPCLVETKLDDQSDSQKHDPAEVRKDTGIKKAAQQHLPNSKVPTTNNPAKKQQSKLKLSALSSDKNKHLLAGKGPTGTQQHALGKKLHQRGNMHKMDEMKAKQVIVSLKRRGEFNPAQPGPKIQRTQDGRPVKLKQRLPDVGRGGPVKKTLPSGKRPPGMSPGTTITTKPSNSHVADTQPQPQFGWTPCKRANPQKETSEEEKEEEQDEPKVKKPDKCLQKQRSRNVSRSISVEEPQLFIPDNAPAVVKKEPSEEEQAKESGKGPEKEPANSETVVWDPNKNCGLCNKPHSNKFMVGCGHCDDWFHGDCVGLDLAKVKQMGGGDQEYVCLQCCTKDQYTTTKEPGGAVQGEARAEGQQKPSENQDNKMAAKQKQPSPHPVTSGGVRPFRKDSVERRQSTEVKDSTQKSGVSVKQETKRPKVSSPSSKKPVSVDQIRRSVRDALKDILLKRLKESDFQVSPEKAAEVAKKTERELFAFYRDTDCKYKSKYRSLMFNLKDTKNNVLFKRVLKGEISPGTLIRMSPEELASKELAAWRQRENRHAIEMIEKEQREAERRPITKITHKGEIEIESQESGKAPEAIEPEPEPVAASKVTEEPVEVPQEKTLSTTTESVNIFQDTTSLHKTHLFDLNCKICTGRMAPPVEEAPTKVVKVATSVVRRRSATSTTEAVTKNTQSTTTTSSTTGGQTTNTPSATTTSTEGGTPSSSAKDHDLHLLVLEESLLSAKTFSNYKGRSVSMSGRDGEASFLSNLQPLWRGLVNMPAVAKLLTKAFPVSGVLDHLTEDLPESFQMGGRISPQIVWDYLDKIRATGTKVPSKCRPTCLKYDKWI; encoded by the exons ATGGATGTAGTGGACACTTTCAACCATTTGATTCCCAGTGACCAGTTGGATGACTCCATGCTGATAGGGCAGAACTTGGAATGTGAAGCGAGTAATGACTTCGGAACAGGTGTCGACCAGCTGGGAGACTCACTGAGGAACATGCTTAGTGATAAAGATCCCATGTTTGGATCTGCAAGTTCACACTTCAATATCTTAGATAATGAAGACGCCAACTTCCAGATCGCCGAAGCAACAG TTGCAGATGTTGATGTTGGTGCAACAGAGGGCATCCTCAGTACCGCTGGTGGTGGGTTGGCTGGTACAGAGACTCCGCCAGTCAAACGGTCTGTTGGCAGACCCAGGAAATACGCATTAGGAGTTACCCCAG AGCGAAGTGCAGGCAGAGGGTCTTCAAACAACAAAAAGCCCCCGGGAAAACCTGGGAGACCTAGAAAGAAGTCCACTCTGAGTGAGAAGATCACTACTGCTGATGAATTAAGGAGAGAGCTTCACCTGGGTGGCGGCAGGGTGAATATCAACGACCTTGACTTGGGCTCGTCGATGAACCCCGTCGTTGTGTTACAGAGGTTGACCGTCACTTTCGGGGGTTTCAAAATCGAGCTTCTCCCGGGACCCTCCTTTACCGCTTTCACATCAGCTGAAAACACTGAGGAATGTTATGAGGATGGCTCGCTGTACGGTGAAGGGATGGAATACACTATGGTACAAGAGGAACCGTTACACATACAGAATCCCACTGCAGGGAGTGGAGGTGGCGTGGGTGCTGCTCAGCTCTTCGTGAAGTACTGTGCTGACGACTTGCCCCTAGGGCTCGGACCTTACGTCAACCCCAATGACGTTCAGGCCTCCAACGGGGCGCTTCCAGGTAGTCCTTGCTTGGTCGAGACCAAACTCGACGACCAAAGTGATTCTCAGAAGCATGATCCAGCGGAGGTGAGGAAAGATACCGGCATCAAGAAAGCAGCGCAGCAGCACCTGCCAAACAGCAAAGTTCCTACCACTAATAATCCAGCCAAAAAGCAGCAGTCTAAGCTGAAGCTGTCAGCACTGTCCTCCGATAAGAACAAGCACCTGTTAGCTGGTAAGGGGCCCACAGGAACCCAACAACACGCCCTGGGGAAGAAGCTCCACCAGAGAGGCAACATGCACAAGATGGACGAAATGAAAGCCAAACAAGTCATCGTGTCCTTGAAAAGGCGAGGTGAATTCAACCCAGCTCAACCCGGCCCTAAGATTCAGAGGACGCAAGACGGACGTCCTGTGAAACTAAAGCAGAGATTACCTGACGTGGGCCGTGGTGGTCCGGTCAAAAAAACACTGCCGTCTGGAAAGCGTCCTCCTGGTATGTCGCCCGGGACGACGATTACAACCAAACCGTCTAACTCTCACGTGGCCGACACCCAACCACAACCCCAGTTTGGCTGGACACCATGTAAACGTGCCAATCCTCAGAAGGAGACAtcggaggaggagaaggaggaggagcaagacgAGCCTAAAGTGAAGAAGCCAGACAAGTGTCTTCAGAAACAGAGAAGCAGGAACGTCAGCAGAAGCATCTCCGTGGAGGAACCACAGCTCTTCATCCCCGACAACGCTCCTGCCGTCGTGAAGAAGGAACCCAGTGAAGAAGAACAGGCTAAAGAATCTGGGAAGGGACCAGAAAAGGAACCTGCAAATAGTGAGACCGTTGTGTGGGATCCAAACAAGAACTGTGGATTGTGCAATAAGCCACATAGTAACAA GTTCATGGTGGGCTGTGGGCACTGTGATGACTGGTTCCATGGGGACTGTGTTGGTCTGGACCTGGCCAAGGTGAAGCAGATGGGAGGGGGGGACCAGGAGTATGTCTGTCTGCAGTGCTGTACCAAggaccagtacaccaccaccaag GAGCCAGGCGGTGCTGTGCAGGGGGAGGCCAGGGCAGAGGGACAGCAGAAGCCCTCTGAGAACCAGGACAACAAGATGGCCGCCAAGCAGAAACAGCCGTCCCCACATCCTGTCACCTCCGGGGGAGTCAGGCCCTTCAGAAAG GACTCTGTGGAAAGAAGACAGTCGACTGAAGTAAAAGATTCTACGCAGAAATCAG GAGTGTCAGTCAAACAGGAGACCAAGAGGCCCAAGGTGTCGTCTCCCTCCTCTAAGAAACCGGTGTCTGTTGACCAGATCAGACGGAGTGTCCGTGACGCCCTGAAGGACATCCTCCTGAAGAG GCTGAAGGAGTCTGATTTCCAGGTGTCACCAGAGAAGGCTGCTGAGGTGGCCAAGAAGACTGAGAGAGAGCTGTTTGCCTTCTACAGAGACACCGACTGCAAATACAAGAGCAAGTACCGGAGCTTGATGTTCAACCTCAAAGACACCAAAAACAAT GTGTTATTCAAGAGGGTTCTGAAAGGGGAGATTTCTCCTGGCACTTTGATAAGGATGAGTCCTGAGGAACTGGCCTCAAAAGAACTGGCtgcatggagacagagagagaatagacac gcgaTAGAGATGAttgagaaggagcagagagaggcggagaggcgACCCATCACCAAGATCACACACaaaggagagatagagattgAGAGCCAGGAGTCTGGGAAGGCACCAGAAGCCATAGAGCCCGAG CCAGAGCCTGTGGCTGCTTCCAAAGTGACCGAGGAGCCAGTGGAAGTTCCCCAAGAGAAGACGTTGTCGACAACAACCGAGAGCGTCAATATTTTCCAAGATACAACCAGTCTGCATAAGACTCACCTGTTTGACCTCAACTGTAAGATCTGCACAG GACGTATGGCTCCACCTGTGGAGGAGGCTCCTACCAAAGTGGTGAAAGTGGCCACTAGTGTAGTGAGGAGACGGTCTGCTACCAGCACTACAGAGGCAGTGACCAAGAACACACAGTCTACTACCACTACCTCCAGCACTACAGGGGGACAGACCACGAACACACCGTCTGCCACCACTACCTCTACAGAGGGAGGGACACCCTCCTCATCTGCTAAGGACCACGACCTTCACCTCTTAGTCCTAGAGGAGAGCCTCCTCAGCGCCAAAACCTTCTCCAACTACAAGGGGAG GTCAGTGTCTATGAGTGGCAGAGATGGCGAGGCTTCCTTCCTGTCCAACCTGCAGCCTCTATGGAGAGGGCTTGTCAACATGCCTGCTGTGGCCAAGCTCCTCACTAAAGCCTTCCCTGTATCAGGTGTCCTGGACCACCTGACAGAG